A window of Ictalurus punctatus breed USDA103 chromosome 21, Coco_2.0, whole genome shotgun sequence genomic DNA:
CCACATTTAGAGATTTCCATATTAGGCAGGAGCTGAAAGTGGTATGCTTAAAGCATTCTGGACGCACTGCACGCCATCTTATTTAATTAGCTATGATCATAATGAATgtcaaaatgtactgtatatgagatTGTGTATGATTTTAACCAGTATACAGTGTTACATACTATGCAAACGGAATGCAATTCTCACTGTAACTCAAGAGAATTATAATCAAGgctttgtatatttttttttgcatgtaggTGTTTATGGTGCACTCAAGACCAACTGGAGATTGTGTAATaatcttcatctctttttttctgtcttgcaGGTGTGGTTTGAGGTGGAGGAAGAAGACATGGAGGGGGAGAAGGGGGAAGAGCAGGACTCTAAAGGCAGTATTGCATTCTGTTTGCAGGCAGAACACGCTGGGACTCGTACATACTACTTCAGCACTGACAGCTCAGAGGATAGGGAGGAGTGGGTTCAAGCCATGAGTGAGGCAGCCAAGGTCCACATTTCACCCCCTAttaggtacacacacacacacacacacacatatgcatacatGCAAccatatgtacatttatatCCTGCAGTTTTCTTTAATATTCTGAATAAACCATTTTATTATGAAGAAATCCAATGGTGCACTTAATTGTATGTAATACAAAGCTTTTCTGTCCTCATTGACTCCGCAGAAAAACCTCAGAGTCCGTCCTTACAGACGAGCAGAACCACGTTCCAGTGACGCAAGCACCAGAGACCAACTCTTGTCCAGAAGATGAGGACTCCAGGACTGAGCAACATCAGCCTCAGAAACAAGGAGTAAATGGGGTAGAAAGAAAAGCAATACCGGCTCCCACCACACCAGTGTCCACCGATATGGACAGCCGGTTTGGGGAAAGGGGATGCCCACCTCCTCACCATCCAAACGGATGGGGCAACTATGGCTCAGGCTTCCCTTCCCAGGAGAACATAAGAGAGGTGCGTGAAGTGCAGTCCGATCCACAAGGCAACACGGTGTTGCGCAGGGGCTTTGTGCCCAGGACGGGACCTGAGAGGATGGCACAGAGGAAGAGCTCCATGACACAGCTACAGCAgtgggtgaaccagcggcgcGGCCCGCCTCAAGAGGACCTGCGGAGGTATGTATGCACAATAAAGGtattattgtaatattaaaattaatGTATGTCATATTAGGTGGTAtaccctgtcaatcacagcaactcTAGCCAGTCATGGACATCTGTGAGTCCTTCATGTATTCAAAAGAGGGCAGAAGGCAGCTGTCCTGTGACGTAGCGTTAGCTGCAGTTCAAAAAGATACAGTTGGCTAGCGTCATGTGtcagaggaagtgtgtgttatCCTTCACCATCCAGGGTTGGTAGCTGTCTTATGATAGTGGGAGGAGTCGACTGGtgagtgggaattggcaggtgaccaaatggggaatgttttttcttttttagtttcCTTTTCATACAGCTGTCACTGAAAGGGACTACCTCTACCTCTGGAGCCCAAATGCTGTCTATATAAGCAGCTTTCTTCTGTATCGTTCAGCTGATTATCAGCACATGCCTGCTTGGGGTGGAATCCTGACTGAGAATAGATGGGATGATCTCTGTGCTGTTCTGCTCTTCCATCTTTCCCTACAGTCCATCACGGTATTACACGATGACCCGAGGCATTTCAGCAGACTACTACGGCACGTATGGTGCCCCTCCGTACCCTGAAGAGTACCCACTGTACCCTCCAGGAATTCGGCCTGACAGCATCTGCTCCATGTCAGCTGCCTATGACAGGATGCCGCCCCGCTGGACTGCAGAAGAAAAGCGGCGTTCGCTGAGGGACACTGCTCTCTATGTGCCTCCCCGTGAGCCCCAGTGGATGATGGGTCCTCCTGGACCACATCCTGCCTATTACACCCAGCTAGAGTCAACACAGGGGACCATGAGGCGTCTCTCGCTGCAGCCACGCTCACGTTCTGTGCCACGCTCGCCCTCTTCGTCATCGGGAGGTGCCTACTCACCCGGACCCCCAAACTTCATCTCGCCAGCACGCTCGCCTAGTGTGCGGTTTGACAGAGTGCCCGGTCGGCTCCGGGATGATGGAATCTATGTTGATCCATCAGTCTATGGCATGCGAAGATCTCTCAGTTCCCCCAAGGTAAATCTGATCAATAAATACATGTGCATTTCCATCGGGGTTCCTGTGGTGTAAATACACCTTTATGACTACTTGGCTCTCTCATTGTTTCATACACTTAAACAGTACATGGAAAGGTTAGCTTGTATTCCATACAACATTCAATCTATGTGgcgatctttatttatttatttctgtagttTTCCTCAATCAGTTTTTTGGAGGAAAAGATGTCTTAACTTACCTACAAACGACTATAGCAATCGTGTAGTCATATAATGTTTCATGGTTAAAACTTATGTGTTTTCCTGATCTGTTTCTTTTAGTATGATTTTGCTGGGGATCGAAGGTCTCTTACACAAAATGTTTACCATTACAATTATCCAGTCTCTCCCTCAGTACACGGCAAAATGGTAGGTTCCAGTAATTCTGTTCACTTAGTCATGTTTAGTGTTGCCATTGACAcatctctgtgtttttgtgtgatgaACTACATTTATCTGTTTTGTTGGCTATGTTGTGCTTGAGTGACATTGTGACTctgacattttgtgtgtgtgtgtgtgtgtgtgtgtgtgtgtgtggtattgcTGCTTTGTCTTAAATGctatctgtttctttctctgtctcatgccttgcctctgtctctgtctctgctAATCTCTCTACTTCCTTTCTATCTTGTATACTTATGTCTTTCTGTGTATCTGACTCTATGGCTCTCTCTGGCCTTGTTTCTGTCTCCTACATTCCATATCTCTGtccctgtgtatgtgtggggcTTTGCTGCTATGGCCACACCGTGTGCTGCTTCTGTGTGTGACTGacctactgctgctgctgctgctacttaCACCAGGATGACATTTTAGACCTGCAGCTTCAGAGGAACTTGGATTACCTCGATCAGCAGGTACACTTAACCCAGCACAGCAAATGCAGTATGGCTCAACTGCTTATACAGCACTGCTCTGAACATTAACACTGCTGTAGCAATCAAGCTTAAATGCACCAATTTAGAAGCTAACATGAAGCTGTGAATACTTTAGGCTGTCATACACCCTGTTCCACTCCCACGTTCACTGTCTTACCACACTGTTTCTACGACTTTTTCCCTTTGTGTGACTGCCcatttcttattaaaaaaaaaaagaaaaagaaaaataagtatAAAAACATTCTTCCTACAGGCGTGCAGAAAATTACAGTTTGGGATTTTATGAGAAAAATGTTTTAGCACTATCTAGGCAATGTAAGCAATAGAAATGGTGCTCACTGGTTATATCCGATAAATAATGACAAACCTTACATTTTGTTAGAGTAGAATATAAACTGTTGAAATGTGATATACTGCAGAAAATTTTAATTGTAGTTTTGACAGGATAGAACAATAttaaagtgaaattattttcttttcttatgtGCCTCTtgtacaacaaaacaacaaaactaaacagCTAATGGTCCCTTTAAAAGCTTTCTTTGGAAAAatagaaatgagaaaaatgcAAGGAAGTGAATTTGTATAATGACTGATTTCTTTATACTAGGAAAATTCTGGAAGCAGCTGTTAAATATATATGGATAGAAAGAATTTAgattattattctgaaattttTATGTGTTGCCTAGTCCTTTTTGTAATATAGGAGAAGTTagacacaaatacaaacatttagTTACAAACATTATGCTTCCCCACAGGAAATAGGATGTCTGTAATAATCTTGATCAATTCACATGGAACAGTAAGTGATAAAATAACAGAGATAGGATTTTGACCGCTAGTTATAAGGCTTGCGTAGTTCACATACCCATAACATGTATGTAACCTGTGTGCTAGGAACATTGTAAATTGGGATGGGTTATATTTTTCCTGGGGCTATTTTTgcaggtaattttttttaataggtaATTTTAAGGTAATTTTTTAACAGCATAATCTTGGACTCCATAGACACGGAAACGCACTGTCATTATGGACTTGGCTGGGAGTTAAATCCCATAAACACTCTGATAATTGAATTACTCCACCCATGGAAAAATAATCCAGTCTAAATAGGGCTTTAGCTTTAATTATAGGAAATATTGTGACATCTATATTTGATGGCAAAATATGGCACATTAAAAGAGCAGTGTTTTGGCTTGTATTATGTGTTTACAATCCACAGAAACGTAACTGCTGTTTAAGGcaaaatagtaatagtagtgtggatatgtaaatgagaaaaaaCTCCAATTACAACAAGTTGTGCTGTATGGATCGTGGCTTCCCCAATTATCTGgtaatgagcaaaaaaaaattaaaaatcctcTCAGCAAATGAtggtgtgttttctctcagGGAATGGAGGGAGATTACCTAATCGGAATGGTAACCCGAATGGTTGATCGTTCCACCCCCCAAGCAAAGTTATTCTCACAAGTAAGAGAAATTACAGTGGCTTCATGAGGCAGGCTTCAGCTTCATATTCCCTATAGGTCTACTACCACTGGGATTCATTTCAGCCTCTCGATGCCACTTTCAGGCTCAAATAAATCCTTAGCTGGTATGAGCTTGGCAAAAGCCAACACAAAGCCTGCCTCTCTGCCTAAACTCGGCATGTTGGATGTTAGGTGGTGTTGTAGAAACTTATATTGCTATTCATTTAGGTTGTGATTCTTCCTTTATTGCTCCTAATAGGGCAGATTTCAgtatttcttgtttttatgtTGCTAAAGTCCCTTTTGTTTGCtcatatttttgtgtatttttggtgTCTTTTGTGTCACATTCTCCATTTCAAGAGCATTGTGTCCCTTGTTTACTTATCCTGTGTATGAGTCACATGTGTTATGTCTCTTTCACCATGTGTCAGATAACACTAAGACCATCTACTATATTGTGTTTCCACACACTTGTCATTATCACAGCATCATTATCACAGCATATGGGAATGGATCATGCTGCTGcataaaatgtgttatttttctGTAGGTGTCAGAATGTGTCAATGCTTGCGTACTGAGCGCTGAATCTGGTGAATTTGCTGTAAGAAGCACTCATGAATGAATTCCACTTGCTCCTCTGATTTTAGGTGCCTCCAGCGCATGACATTTACAGGGACCTGCATCCCACTCTGAAGCTCAATGAAATTGAGACCAGTGTAAGTCTTGATTTTTATCTGTATGTAAATCAAGTTCAGTAATTTAATCATTCACAGTCTTTTTCTAAATTGCAGAGGCtacttttattcttttgttctttctttaagcatttttataaaGGCAATATTTGACTAGACTCGTATATCATATGGATGATTTTTCTGTATATAGAAACTGCTGAATCGCTTGTTTGAGCAGAACAGGCTTCTGAAGGAACAGGAAGCTGTAGTAAATCGGCTGCGAATGGACAAGGTATTTTTGAATTTTTACTCTTTAGTGGGACATTAAAGGAAAAGTCCAGCCTTGTAAAAATGACAGTAAAAATGTGTAGATGTTAATAGTTATTCTGATGATTCTGTTTTGTTATTCCCATGAGCATTTAAAAATTCACTACTCTCAAACATAAGGGATAATGATCAGGTTTCACTTTTAGCTCCtaaacacaaacagaaagagCCTCAACATCATATTAGTAAGAAATCAAAGATAGATTTGGGGGAGACAGCAAACACTGGAAGTTtcagaatgcaatgcagttaTAGGACACAGTTGTAGTTATGGAAAACACTCAGCTTACTAGCTGGTGAGTTACGAGGCGGTGAGCACGATGCCGTTGATGGCAATGTTATAATGAATgctgaagctttggaagctgatctgtgtGAGCATAGTGTACAGATGATTAGGTGAAAGAGCTAGACAGACTAAAGGGATAAACTACTGCTGCATTGCGCTCGTTATGGGTAGAAACGAAGCAAGGGCTAAACCCTACTGGCACCACCATTAGCAGGTAGTTGAGTTACAGCATTGTGGTTAATGTAGGAAACCAAACTGAAAATATGCTGATCAATATGTTGAGGAAAGAAGTTTAAGCCGAAAcatggtggatttttcctttaatataaaaaaaatacagataacTTTGTTGTTAACATGTTGTTAATTTTCTAATGAAAATTAACAAGAGACATGTTTTTATTACTGAGATTATGTTAATCAGACCTGAATGTAAGCAGATGAACTCTTTTCAGTCATATCTGTGCACGCACACCTGAGTGATTAGTCGTATTAGTCTGGTTTAGTAGCACAGCCATTGctatgctgtgaaaaagtggtAAAACTTTGTGACATCCTTCTTGCCCTGTGTGTTTCAAACTTTGCAGGATAACTTGGAGGCCACGCTGGTGGCCACACATCAGGACATGGAGTTGTGCAGGACTCAGCCACTGGCCATGGAGAAACTGCAGCTGAAGAAGGAGAGCTTACAGAATCAGCTCATCAATGTCCGGGGCGAGCTCTCTCAGGCTTCCAATGTAAGCTGTGCTCTAAAATAGTTTTGTAAAACTCTCAATGTCACAAATGAATGCTTTAACAAGTGAATTATCTTGTTCATCTTGAAACAGACACGTTCAAGCAGAGACTACCATAAACCATTAAATCCTGTAGGGCTGAACTTACTTCAATTCTGATCCAGAAAGAATAGATATGTATAGATTTTTATGGTTGTAGGGATGGCAGTGCTAGAAATAAGTTGTAAGCAAATGGCCATTTTTGTGCCATATACAAATTTAGGGAAAACATGCTCTCGCTCTACTTAGATAATGTTACCTCATGAACTATAAGTGTGAGTGTCAAACGCAGCAGCTGTTAATCAGTcatatttcttgttttttcaGGCTCTGACCACCTCTAAAATGGAGTTTGATGCTCTGGAGGATGAGGTAAATGCTATTCATGGTGACCTGTGGGAGCAGCTGAATTCTGGAGGACAGGTACATCAACATCAtccacatcttcatcatcatcatcatcaacttcATACTAATGACATCTGGTCTTTGTTCTCTTTAAGGCCCAGCCATAAGCACGTGCTTTTTTAATCTCTGTTAAATGACCTATGTATTAATGATATGCAGTTTTGCAGTAATGTAACAGTTTAATTTCAGTGACTGATTACATTCTCCAGCAACTCCAATATGATTAATGTTAAATAGAACAACgaatacaattatacaaaagaTACACCAGCAAACTGACCTTGATAAAAGTGAAACATAATCAGAGATCTATTAATTACTCATTTCATTTGTTGGAGAATTGAAAAAAAGACTTGTTCTTCACAGTTCATGGACATTCTGCATATGATTAATTATTGATTAGCATATGAAAGGCTCATTACTAATTCATGAGCAAACATTCATTTCCGTGAAGCTCCTGATGGtgtttataaataatgtatgtagGTGTCTTACAGTTGTAATAAAATAGGTTTTTAGTGAAAGGATTACATGGGCTGAGTAACTGGCATTCAGGTTAAAAATCGAAGTAGAGaacaaaaaaactttacattttaaaaagtgagtgagcgagagagagacaaaaaagatAATTATATTGCTATTGAAATTAATATGCCTTTCCTCTACTGTCCTTTGTTTCTCCAGAGTGAGCTGGTCCACCGACACCTGCAGAAAGAGTTCTGGAGGGTTCAGGATGTGCTCGAGGGGCTGCACAAGAACAATCCCTCTCGAGGCACAGACACAGCTAAGCACAGAGGTCAGGTTCCTATGTTTAtactacatatatacatacattgctgtaaaaaagtatttgcccacatccttatttcttctttttttgtgtatatctcatactaaatagctttagatcttcaaatgaaatacaacataaaacaatggcaacctgagtaaacacacaatacagtttttatttttttattgaagaaaaaaaagttatacaacacctatcacccatgtgaaaaacgaatttcccccttaaaattaaaatcttgttgtgccatctttagcagcaataactgcaaccaaagcttccaataactggggatcagtctttcacttacgtCTAGgaacttactcctatgctttggatcattgtcttgctgcataatccagttgtgcttgactttcaatttacggactgaagaccggacattctcctttaggattttctggtagggagcagaattaatgtttccctcaattattgcaagttgcccaggccctgaagcagcaaagcatcccctcACCATCACAATTCcgtgcttgaccataggtatgagattctttttgtggaattctgtgtttggattatgccagatgtaacaagACTCCTGTATTCCAaccagttccacttttgactcatcagttgACAGAACATTCTCCCCAAATGTTACagaatcatcaaggtgtgttttgacaaaattcagacgagccttaatgttcttctgggttagcagtggctttcgcctcgccactcttccatggatgtcatttttgcccactgcctttctgatagtgaagtcatgaacagtgacttttattgatgcaagagaggcctgtagttcctttaaAGTTGTCCTTcattcttttgtgacttcctggatgagtagtgcTCTAGTAGTCCACCAGTTCTGGAatgtctttcaattttggcatagagttttactgggtaagatcttttaatcaacttcatgctgttgaaaaagttctatttaagtgttgatttgattgaacagggtttgcagtaatctggcctggttgtgtctagtccagctgaaccccattttgaaagcagtttcatagatttggggaattagtaactacgggggcaaatacattttcacacagcccctgttggtattggataacttttttgcttcaatacataacattatcatttaaaaactcaggttgcctttgttttatcttagatatttatctttatttactttcatttctgaaaaatttattatgagatatacacaaaaacagaagaaatcaaatactttttcacagcactgtacctgTACATACCTAAATTCAtccatacatactgtacatacaaacTTGGGCTttaactttgtttttttgtgttcagcAGTCAGTGCAGCATCAGGTTCCTTCAGCACAAACAGTCCAGCGAGCCCACTGAGCTCCGTGAGTCTAACCAGCCCACTCAGCCCTTTCTCACCTGTACCCGGCTCCCAGAATTCACCCACAAAACAGCTGGCAACAGAGGTAAGCCACAAAAAATATAACATAACACCTCAGTACAAAGTTAAATAACATTTTGCAGTACTGTACTATAAAGATTCATTATATATTTAGCAGAATTATATGAAAATGATTACAAGCTAATGCAAGAATTTATTTGTCACTTAGCACAGCACTACATGATACATAATATCCATGTGTTGCAGACTGGGAAAACTTCTCTATTATCTAAAGCTTTGAAAACTAGACTTTTCTGAACTGAATATGATCCTCTTTTGCATATATTCCACCCCCAAGTAAAgttctatatttttttccctcaaaattGAAacatctaacaaaaaaaaaaatgccgctatatttaatttcttatattttaataaacacataattaataatataaaaataataaatattaccaTGAAGACTATGTCTGTCTACATGCCCATCTGTAGAAATAGCCTACAGATGTTTTTGCATctgcatttgttaaactggcttctTGATCTTTGCAGAGTTTataaagttaataaataaaaccatttctTAATCATGTTGGGTAgatatatttgttttcttattataagcagaaaaacaaaattttgGTCAAATCCAGATTTTTTTGATTGGCAGTATTCAGACACAGTGACCATCACCATTTAGACCTCCATGCATATGATACAAAGCAGAGCTACACTGTTAAATTAACTTCATGATGGGATGCAGTGTATTGTTTCACTTTATTTAGTCAGATTCATTAAGATGTGTTTCTTGATTTAGACCCCATGCCATCTGTTGAGCTACCATTAAATAAATTCTCAGTTGGATCCTAATCCGAAATATGATTGGTGTTGCTTAAGTCAAAC
This region includes:
- the plekha6 gene encoding pleckstrin homology domain-containing family A member 6 isoform X6, encoding MMTEGEEMKDEGAACQNEPNGPAGLSVIHTRPEENGQIQKELLSLDSDMNGKTGSRAPSNNAVEANSNANNLSMASHSTPEAQNHSQLVSRTPKRAATFGKRSNSMRRNPKAEVTKQGWLCKQASSGVKQWNKRWFVLTDRCLFYYKDEKEEIVLGSLPLLSFKIGPIQASDNISRKFAFKAEHAGTRTYYFSTDSSEDREEWVQAMSEAAKVHISPPIRKTSESVLTDEQNHVPVTQAPETNSCPEDEDSRTEQHQPQKQGVNGVERKAIPAPTTPVSTDMDSRFGERGCPPPHHPNGWGNYGSGFPSQENIREVREVQSDPQGNTVLRRGFVPRTGPERMAQRKSSMTQLQQWVNQRRGPPQEDLRSPSRYYTMTRGISADYYGTYGAPPYPEEYPLYPPGIRPDSICSMSAAYDRMPPRWTAEEKRRSLRDTALYVPPREPQWMMGPPGPHPAYYTQLESTQGTMRRLSLQPRSRSVPRSPSSSSGGAYSPGPPNFISPARSPSVRFDRVPGRLRDDGIYVDPSVYGMRRSLSSPKYDFAGDRRSLTQNVYHYNYPVSPSVHGKMDDILDLQLQRNLDYLDQQVPPAHDIYRDLHPTLKLNEIETSKLLNRLFEQNRLLKEQEAVVNRLRMDKDNLEATLVATHQDMELCRTQPLAMEKLQLKKESLQNQLINVRGELSQASNALTTSKMEFDALEDEVNAIHGDLWEQLNSGGQSELVHRHLQKEFWRVQDVLEGLHKNNPSRGTDTAKHRAVSAASGSFSTNSPASPLSSVSLTSPLSPFSPVPGSQNSPTKQLATEEIGPPRPPLPKSYQPLDPTMIMPPVPPLPFNSNVWPRSMDSYKEDKDSHSQKHNYSSLEEKTNDYDLEQDRQGNKVGIVPPRTKSPTDDTDGAPKRNGRMPNGHISRERPKSAVFPAEVKSKMSVEEQNERIRRNQSSSVKDKRRSLNLSNNQNLDGLKPSVNYRVVRRRLTAHEVDIKGLEAAVRGIGTESPREEIARLRRQVEPENYDLDIGKELSAPDKVLIPERYLDIEPSTPLSPEEEREKQKKVERIKTLIAKSNLQNVVPVLDGPSEAQANPEQKLQEQEKRIEISCTLAAEASRRSRLLSAQINPSPPASPTNLAPPPSSGFSDSSHIMKV
- the plekha6 gene encoding pleckstrin homology domain-containing family A member 6 isoform X10, which codes for MSEAAKVHISPPIRKTSESVLTDEQNHVPVTQAPETNSCPEDEDSRTEQHQPQKQGVNGVERKAIPAPTTPVSTDMDSRFGERGCPPPHHPNGWGNYGSGFPSQENIREVREVQSDPQGNTVLRRGFVPRTGPERMAQRKSSMTQLQQWVNQRRGPPQEDLRSPSRYYTMTRGISADYYGTYGAPPYPEEYPLYPPGIRPDSICSMSAAYDRMPPRWTAEEKRRSLRDTALYVPPREPQWMMGPPGPHPAYYTQLESTQGTMRRLSLQPRSRSVPRSPSSSSGGAYSPGPPNFISPARSPSVRFDRVPGRLRDDGIYVDPSVYGMRRSLSSPKYDFAGDRRSLTQNVYHYNYPVSPSVHGKMDDILDLQLQRNLDYLDQQVPPAHDIYRDLHPTLKLNEIETSKLLNRLFEQNRLLKEQEAVVNRLRMDKDNLEATLVATHQDMELCRTQPLAMEKLQLKKESLQNQLINVRGELSQASNALTTSKMEFDALEDEVNAIHGDLWEQLNSGGQSELVHRHLQKEFWRVQDVLEGLHKNNPSRGTDTAKHRAVSAASGSFSTNSPASPLSSVSLTSPLSPFSPVPGSQNSPTKQLATEEIGPPRPPLPKSYQPLDPTMIMPPVPPLPFNSNVWPRSMDSYKEDKDSHSQKHNYSSLEEKTNDYDLEQDRQGNKVGIVPPRTKSPTDDTDGAPKRNGRMPNGHISRERPKSAVFPAEVKSKMSVEEQNERIRRNQSSSVKDKRRSLNLSNNQNLDGLKPSVNYRVVRRRLTAHEVDIKGLEAAVRGIGTESPREEIARLRRQVEPENYDLDIGKELSAPDKVLIPERYLDIEPSTPLSPEEEREKQKKVERIKTLIAKSNLQNVVPVLDGPSEAQANPEQKLQEQEKRIEISCTLAAEASRRSRLLSAQINPSPPASPTNLAPPPSSGFSDSSHIMKV